DNA sequence from the Pseudodesulfovibrio sp. S3 genome:
GGAAGAAAACTCCACACCCGAAGAAAACAAGGCCCGAGACGCAGGTTTGTCCTTTGTCAAACTCTCGGGCTGGGTCGGCCTCATGGTCAATGGTGCTGGCCTGGCCATGGCCACCATGGACATGCTTAACTTTTCAAAACTACCGGCCAGCAATTTCCTGGACCTAGGCGGAGCGGCTGACCAGAAACGCATGGAAATCGCCCTGGAGTTGCTCTTTGGGGACACCCAGGCCAAAGCGGTTTTCATCAACCTTTTCGGCGGAATCCTTTCCTGCGAAAAAGTTGCATTGGCTATGAAGGGCGCCCTTGCCGGGGCTGCCCCCCCAAAGCCCCTCGTGGTCCGCATGTCCGGCAAGGACGCCGAATCCGGCTTGGAAATCCTCAAAAATCTCCATGTGGACAACCTCCACATGGCCACCGACATGCAAGAGGCCATCGCAACCTTGAAAACCCTGAAGCCCAAGGCCCCCCCTGCCGTCGACTTTCCCGCCCCCATGGATAGCCCCCTCGGCAAAGCACCCAAAAATGTTGGTTACCGCAGTTCCGCGCTCTTCGACATCGACAAGGACACCCCCATTCTGGTTCAGGGCATCACCGGTCGAGAGGGGCAACTCCACACCCGCCTCATGCTTGAATACGGAGCCAATGTGGTTGCTGGCGTGACCCCCTTCAAGGGCGGACAAGAAGTGTTGGGTGTTCCAGTCTACAACTCCATAGCCGAAGCCAAGCGTTGCCATCATATCGGCGCCAGCATTATCTTTGTTCCGCCCCGCATGGCAGCGGATGCCGTGGCTGAAGCAGCAGGCAACGAAATCCCCTGGGTCATCTGCATTACCGAGGGTATCGTACAGCATGATATGCTGACCACCTTCGAACAGATCAAACGGTCCCCCACCCGCGTCATTGGCCCGAACACGCCGGGCCTGATCGTGCCCGGACAAACCAAGATAGGCATCTTGCCCACCACGCCTTTCACGGATGGCCCTGTGGCCATTCTGTCCAGAAGCGGCACGTTGACTTACGAGGTTGCAGACCGGCTGACTTCGGTCGGCATCGGCCAATCCCTGTGTGTCGGCATCGGTGGTGATCCTTTCATCGGGATCAATTTTATTGATATGTTCGAAATGATTCGTAATCATGACAAGACCAAGGCCGTGATCGTGCTCGGTGAAATCGGTGGGCAGGCTGAAGAGAATCTGGCTGAATACGTCGTCCGCACCGGGTTCGACAAACCAGTCATTTCATTTATCGCAGGCCAGACCGCTCCTCCGGGAAAACGACTTGGACATGCAGGAGCCATCCTGGATACTGGCGGCGGCATTGAAAGCAAACTCAAAACCATGAGCAACGCCGGTTTCGCTGTCTGTCCCAGTCTTGAGGCTGTTACAGAAATGACTTCAAAGGCTCTGAGATTATAGGGCAGGAAGGCTGGTCTATTATGAATCGATTAATTCAGCCAATTTTTTAAAGGCATGTTCGCTGCCAAACTTAGCAACAACTCGCTTTCGCCCGTTGTTGCCCAACTCAATGCGGCGCTCGGGGGAAAGAATCAAGGACTCAATTTTATCAGCAAAGTCAGTGACATCTTCCGGGGTTGCCAACACCCCGGTGAAACCATTCTCAATGACTTCCGGGTTTGAACTGACATCAAATGCCACCACAGGTTTCCGTGTCGCCTGCGCCTCGACCAGGGCATAGCCGAAACCTTCCCATAAAGCGGAATGAGCCAATATATCTATTGACTGATAGAACCCTTTCATCTCCTTGACAAAACCAAGAAAGAAGATGGTCTTCCCAAGTCCACGCGACCGAGCGTACTCTTTCAACTCAGTCTCAAGCTCTCCGGTCCCT
Encoded proteins:
- the sucD gene encoding succinate--CoA ligase subunit alpha, producing MLLNEHKSKILFEKAGIPVPQGVIVFPGEEADFKPGFALPWFLKSQVLVGGRGKAGAILRIDDADDFPEAAVKLFRLDIKGETVPFIRVEPGAMIEREFYLSLTVSRERKCILLTVGREGGVEIENHGKDNLFVQEVALPGGLAPNQIRAAFFHLGLEKSQLSSFGALLTSLFKGMLDNGLLMAEINPLITTPDGEFLALDGKVEIDDNYVDLNPGMDKYYQEENSTPEENKARDAGLSFVKLSGWVGLMVNGAGLAMATMDMLNFSKLPASNFLDLGGAADQKRMEIALELLFGDTQAKAVFINLFGGILSCEKVALAMKGALAGAAPPKPLVVRMSGKDAESGLEILKNLHVDNLHMATDMQEAIATLKTLKPKAPPAVDFPAPMDSPLGKAPKNVGYRSSALFDIDKDTPILVQGITGREGQLHTRLMLEYGANVVAGVTPFKGGQEVLGVPVYNSIAEAKRCHHIGASIIFVPPRMAADAVAEAAGNEIPWVICITEGIVQHDMLTTFEQIKRSPTRVIGPNTPGLIVPGQTKIGILPTTPFTDGPVAILSRSGTLTYEVADRLTSVGIGQSLCVGIGGDPFIGINFIDMFEMIRNHDKTKAVIVLGEIGGQAEENLAEYVVRTGFDKPVISFIAGQTAPPGKRLGHAGAILDTGGGIESKLKTMSNAGFAVCPSLEAVTEMTSKALRL